One window of Kosakonia cowanii JCM 10956 = DSM 18146 genomic DNA carries:
- the infB gene encoding translation initiation factor IF-2, which yields MTDVTVKTLAAEIQTSVDRLVQQFADAGIRKSADDSVTAQEKQTLLAHLNREHGSAPDKLTLQRKTRSTLNIQGTGGKSKSVQIEVRKKRTFVKRDPQEAERLAAEEEAMREAEEKARREAEEAAEREAEEKAKREAEVRLKREAEEKAKRENAESTKREAAENSKVSNHQTDEVTRAAQTEKARRESEAQELKRKAEEEARRKLEENARRVAEEARRMAEQNEATWTATPGEEEETTGDYHVTTSQHARQAEDDNDREVEGGRSRTRTAKAPRPKKGNKHSESKADREEARAAVRGGKGGRQRKGSALQQGFNKPAQAVNRDVVIGETLTVGELANKMAVKGSQVIKAMMKLGAMATINQVIDQETAQLVAEEMGHKVILRRENELEEAVMSDRDTGAAVEPRAPVVTIMGHVDHGKTSLLDYIRSTKVASAEAGGITQHIGAYHVETDNGMITFLDTPGHAAFTAMRARGAQATDIVVLVVAADDGVMPQTIEAIQHAKAAKVPVVVAVNKIDKPEADPDRVKNELSQYGIIPEEWGGESQFVHVSAKAGTGIDDLLDAILLQAEVLELHAVRNGMASGVVIESFLDKGRGPVASVLVREGTLHKGDIVLCGFEYGRVRAMRDELGREVTEAGPSIPVEILGLSGVPAAGDEATVVRDEKKAREVALYRQGKFREVKLARQQKSKLENMFANMTEGEVHEVNIVLKADVQGSVEAISDSLLKLSTEEVKVKIVGSGVGGITETDATLAAASNAILVGFNVRADASARRVIESEGLDLRYYSVIYNLIDEVKAAMSGMLSPELKQQIIGLAEVRDVFKSPKFGAVAGCMVTEGVVKRHNPIRVLRDNVVIYEGELESLRRFKDDVNEVRNGMECGIGVKNYNDVRTGDMIEVFEIIEIKRSIE from the coding sequence ATGACAGATGTAACCGTAAAAACGCTGGCCGCTGAGATTCAAACCTCTGTGGACCGCCTGGTACAGCAATTTGCTGATGCAGGGATCCGCAAGTCTGCTGATGATTCAGTGACGGCGCAGGAAAAACAGACGCTGTTAGCGCATCTGAACCGTGAACACGGTTCTGCGCCTGATAAGCTGACGTTGCAGCGCAAAACGCGCAGCACATTAAATATTCAGGGCACCGGTGGGAAAAGTAAATCGGTGCAGATCGAAGTCCGTAAAAAGCGCACCTTTGTAAAACGCGATCCACAAGAGGCTGAACGTCTCGCTGCGGAAGAAGAGGCGATGCGTGAAGCGGAGGAGAAGGCCCGTCGTGAAGCAGAGGAAGCCGCTGAGCGAGAAGCCGAGGAAAAAGCCAAGCGTGAAGCCGAAGTGCGTCTGAAACGTGAAGCTGAAGAAAAAGCTAAACGTGAAAATGCCGAAAGCACGAAACGCGAAGCTGCGGAAAATAGCAAAGTGAGCAACCATCAAACTGACGAAGTGACCAGGGCAGCCCAGACGGAAAAAGCCCGTCGTGAATCCGAAGCGCAGGAACTTAAGCGTAAAGCGGAAGAAGAGGCTCGTCGTAAACTGGAAGAAAATGCACGTCGCGTAGCGGAAGAAGCCCGTCGAATGGCAGAACAGAACGAAGCAACCTGGACGGCAACGCCAGGCGAAGAAGAAGAGACGACCGGCGATTATCACGTCACCACCTCCCAGCATGCACGTCAGGCTGAAGATGATAACGATCGTGAAGTCGAAGGTGGCCGTAGCCGTACCCGTACCGCTAAAGCCCCGCGTCCGAAGAAAGGCAACAAGCACTCTGAAAGCAAAGCTGACCGTGAAGAAGCGCGCGCCGCGGTTCGCGGTGGTAAAGGCGGCCGTCAGCGTAAAGGCTCTGCACTGCAGCAGGGCTTCAACAAACCGGCCCAGGCCGTTAACCGTGACGTTGTGATCGGTGAAACCCTGACCGTCGGCGAGCTGGCTAACAAAATGGCAGTTAAAGGCTCTCAGGTCATCAAAGCGATGATGAAACTGGGCGCGATGGCAACCATCAACCAGGTCATCGACCAGGAAACCGCACAGCTGGTTGCGGAAGAGATGGGCCACAAAGTTATCCTGCGTCGTGAAAACGAGCTGGAAGAAGCGGTAATGAGCGACCGTGACACAGGTGCTGCGGTTGAACCACGCGCGCCGGTCGTGACCATCATGGGTCACGTTGACCACGGTAAAACCTCACTGCTGGACTACATACGTTCAACGAAAGTGGCATCCGCTGAAGCGGGCGGCATTACCCAGCACATCGGTGCTTACCACGTTGAAACCGACAACGGCATGATCACCTTCCTGGATACCCCAGGCCACGCCGCGTTTACCGCAATGCGTGCCCGTGGTGCTCAGGCAACGGATATCGTTGTTCTGGTTGTTGCAGCAGACGATGGCGTGATGCCGCAGACTATCGAAGCTATTCAGCACGCGAAAGCGGCGAAAGTGCCGGTAGTTGTTGCAGTGAACAAAATCGATAAGCCGGAAGCCGATCCGGATCGCGTTAAAAACGAACTCTCTCAGTACGGGATCATTCCGGAAGAGTGGGGCGGCGAAAGCCAGTTCGTACACGTCTCCGCGAAAGCCGGTACCGGTATCGACGACCTGCTGGATGCAATCCTGCTGCAGGCCGAAGTTCTGGAACTGCACGCTGTCCGTAACGGCATGGCGAGCGGTGTTGTTATCGAATCCTTCCTTGATAAAGGTCGTGGTCCGGTAGCTTCCGTCCTGGTGCGTGAAGGTACGCTGCATAAAGGCGACATCGTACTCTGCGGCTTCGAATATGGCCGTGTCCGTGCGATGCGTGACGAGCTGGGTCGTGAAGTGACCGAAGCGGGTCCGTCCATTCCGGTAGAAATCCTTGGCCTCTCCGGTGTTCCGGCGGCGGGTGATGAAGCCACCGTGGTACGTGACGAGAAGAAAGCGCGTGAAGTTGCGCTCTATCGTCAGGGCAAATTCCGCGAAGTTAAACTGGCTCGCCAGCAGAAATCTAAGCTGGAGAACATGTTTGCCAACATGACCGAAGGCGAAGTGCACGAAGTGAACATCGTGCTGAAAGCTGACGTTCAGGGCTCTGTGGAAGCTATCTCCGACTCGCTGCTGAAACTCTCTACTGAAGAAGTGAAAGTGAAGATTGTTGGCTCTGGCGTAGGTGGTATCACCGAAACCGACGCCACGCTTGCAGCTGCGTCTAACGCTATCCTGGTTGGCTTCAACGTTCGTGCCGATGCCTCTGCGCGTCGCGTGATCGAATCGGAAGGTCTGGATCTGCGTTACTACTCCGTCATCTATAACCTGATCGACGAAGTGAAAGCGGCGATGAGCGGTATGCTCTCACCTGAGCTGAAACAGCAGATCATCGGTCTGGCTGAAGTGCGCGATGTGTTCAAATCGCCGAAATTCGGCGCGGTTGCTGGCTGTATGGTTACCGAAGGCGTCGTCAAACGTCACAACCCGATCCGCGTCCTGCGCGACAACGTGGTTATCTATGAAGGCGAGCTGGAATCCCTGCGCCGCTTCAAAGATGACGTTAACGAAGTCCGTAACGGCATGGAGTGTGGTATCGGCGTTAAGAACTACAATGACGTACGTACCGGCGATATGATCGAAGTCTTCGAAATTATCGAAATTAAGCGCTCTATCGAATAA
- the nusA gene encoding transcription termination factor NusA, translating into MNKEILAVVEAVSNEKSLPREKIFEALESALATATKKKYEQEIDVRVSIDRKSGDFDTFRRWLIVEEVTQPTREITLEAARYEDESLNLDDYVEDQIESVTFDRITTQTAKQVIVQKVREAERAMVVDQFREHEGEIITGVVKKVNRDNITLDLGSNAEAVILREDMLPRENFRPGDRIRGVLYAVRPEARGAQLFVTRSKPEMLIELFRIEVPEIGEEVIEIKAAARDPGSRAKIAVKTNDKRIDPVGACVGMRGARVQAVSTELGGERIDIVLWDDNPAQFVINAMAPADVASIVVDEDKHTMDIAVEAGNLAQAIGRNGQNVRLASQLSGWELNVMTLEDLQSKHQAEAHAAIDTFTRYLDIDEDFATVLVEEGFSTLEELAYVPIKELLEIDGLDEDTVEALRDRAKSALTTLALAQEESLGNKEPAEDLLNLDGLDRALAFKLAARGVCTLEDLAEQGVDDLSDIEGLTADKAGELIMAARNICWFGDEA; encoded by the coding sequence ATGAACAAAGAAATTTTGGCTGTTGTTGAAGCTGTTTCTAACGAAAAGTCGCTTCCGCGTGAAAAAATCTTTGAAGCGCTGGAAAGTGCTCTGGCTACAGCAACCAAGAAAAAATATGAGCAAGAGATTGATGTGCGTGTAAGCATCGATCGTAAAAGCGGTGATTTCGACACATTCCGTCGCTGGCTAATCGTTGAAGAAGTGACGCAGCCGACGCGTGAAATCACTCTCGAAGCGGCACGTTACGAAGATGAGAGCCTGAACCTCGACGATTACGTTGAAGATCAGATTGAATCCGTGACGTTTGACCGCATCACCACCCAAACCGCGAAGCAGGTTATCGTACAGAAAGTACGTGAAGCAGAGCGCGCAATGGTTGTCGATCAGTTCCGCGAACACGAAGGTGAAATCATCACCGGCGTGGTGAAAAAAGTGAACCGCGACAACATCACGCTGGATCTGGGCAGCAACGCTGAAGCCGTGATCCTGCGCGAAGATATGCTGCCGCGTGAAAACTTCCGTCCGGGCGACCGCATTCGCGGCGTGCTGTACGCAGTGCGCCCAGAAGCGCGCGGTGCGCAGCTGTTCGTTACGCGTTCCAAGCCGGAAATGCTGATTGAACTGTTCCGTATTGAAGTACCAGAAATCGGCGAAGAAGTTATCGAGATTAAAGCCGCAGCCCGCGATCCGGGTTCTCGCGCCAAAATTGCGGTGAAAACCAACGACAAGCGTATTGACCCGGTTGGGGCATGCGTTGGTATGCGTGGTGCCCGCGTTCAGGCCGTTTCTACCGAACTCGGCGGCGAACGTATCGATATCGTACTGTGGGACGACAACCCGGCCCAGTTCGTTATCAACGCAATGGCACCGGCTGATGTTGCTTCTATCGTGGTGGATGAAGATAAGCACACCATGGATATCGCTGTTGAAGCGGGCAACCTGGCGCAGGCGATTGGCCGTAACGGTCAGAACGTGCGTCTCGCGTCTCAGCTGAGCGGCTGGGAACTCAACGTTATGACCCTTGAAGATCTGCAGTCCAAGCATCAGGCTGAGGCTCACGCAGCGATTGATACCTTCACCCGTTATCTGGACATTGACGAAGATTTCGCCACTGTTCTGGTCGAAGAGGGTTTCTCAACGCTGGAAGAACTGGCCTATGTGCCAATCAAAGAGCTGCTGGAAATCGATGGCCTGGATGAAGACACCGTCGAAGCGCTGCGTGATCGTGCGAAAAGCGCACTGACTACTCTGGCGCTGGCGCAGGAAGAAAGCCTGGGGAATAAAGAACCGGCTGAAGACCTGCTGAACCTGGACGGTCTGGATCGTGCACTGGCTTTCAAACTGGCTGCTCGTGGTGTTTGTACGCTGGAAGACCTCGCCGAGCAAGGTGTGGATGACCTGAGCGATATCGAAGGGTTAACTGCCGACAAAGCCGGTGAGCTCATCATGGCCGCGCGTAATATTTGCTGGTTTGGTGACGAAGCGTAA
- the rimP gene encoding ribosome maturation factor RimP, whose translation MSTLEQKLTEMITAPVEALGYELVGIEFVRGRTSTLRIYIDSEDGINVDDCADVSHQVSAVLDVEDPITVAYNLEVSSPGLERPLFTAEHYARFKGDEVSLVLRMAVQNRRKWQGIIKDVDGEMITVTVEGKDEVFALSNIQKANLVPHF comes from the coding sequence TTGTCCACATTAGAGCAAAAATTAACAGAGATGATTACGGCGCCGGTTGAAGCACTGGGCTACGAACTGGTCGGTATCGAATTTGTGCGTGGTCGCACATCTACGCTGCGCATCTATATTGATAGTGAAGATGGCATCAATGTTGATGATTGCGCTGATGTCAGCCACCAGGTCAGTGCGGTACTGGATGTCGAAGATCCCATTACCGTTGCGTATAACCTGGAAGTTTCCTCACCAGGTCTTGAGCGACCTTTGTTTACGGCTGAGCACTACGCGCGCTTTAAGGGCGACGAAGTTTCGCTGGTGCTGCGGATGGCGGTGCAGAACCGTCGTAAGTGGCAGGGCATCATTAAAGATGTCGATGGCGAAATGATCACCGTTACGGTCGAAGGTAAAGATGAAGTGTTCGCCTTGAGCAATATTCAAAAAGCGAACCTGGTCCCCCACTTTTAA
- the argG gene encoding argininosuccinate synthase, translating to MTTILKHLPAGQRIGIAFSGGLDTSAALLWMRQKGAVPYAYTANLGQPDEDDYEAIPRRAKEYGAENARLIDCRKQLVAEGIAAIQCGAFHNTTGGLTYFNTTPLGRAVTGTMLVAAMKEDGVNIWGDGSTYKGNDIERFYRYGLLTNAELKIYKPWLDTDFIDELGGRQEMSEFMTASGFDYKMSAEKAYSTDSNMLGATHEAKDLEFLNSSVKIVNPIMGVKFWDESVKIPAEEVTVRFEQGHPVALNGKTFSDDVELMMEANRIGGRHGLGMSDQIENRIIEAKSRGIYEAPGMALLHIAYERLLTGIHNEDTIEQYHAHGRQLGRLLYQGRWFDPQALMLRDALQRWVASAITGEVTLELRRGNDYSILNTVSDNLTYQAERLTMEKGDSVFSPDDRIGQLTMRNLDITDTRAKLFNYVQTGLISTTAGNGLPQVENLEHSDKK from the coding sequence ATGACAACGATTCTCAAGCATCTTCCCGCAGGTCAACGTATTGGTATTGCTTTTTCAGGCGGTCTGGACACCAGCGCAGCGCTGCTGTGGATGCGTCAGAAAGGCGCAGTTCCTTATGCATATACTGCCAACCTGGGCCAGCCTGACGAGGATGACTATGAGGCGATCCCGCGTCGCGCGAAAGAGTACGGTGCAGAAAATGCTCGCCTGATCGATTGTCGTAAACAGCTGGTCGCTGAGGGCATCGCGGCTATTCAGTGCGGGGCGTTCCATAATACCACCGGCGGTTTAACCTATTTCAATACCACCCCACTCGGTCGTGCGGTAACCGGCACCATGCTGGTTGCGGCCATGAAAGAGGATGGTGTCAATATCTGGGGTGACGGCAGCACCTATAAAGGCAACGATATCGAACGTTTCTATCGTTATGGCCTGCTGACCAATGCCGAGCTGAAGATCTACAAACCATGGCTCGATACTGACTTTATCGACGAGCTTGGCGGCCGTCAGGAAATGTCCGAATTCATGACCGCGTCGGGCTTCGATTACAAAATGTCGGCCGAAAAAGCCTACTCGACGGACTCCAATATGCTGGGTGCCACCCACGAAGCGAAGGATCTCGAGTTCCTCAACTCCAGCGTCAAAATCGTTAACCCGATTATGGGCGTGAAATTCTGGGATGAGAGCGTGAAGATCCCGGCCGAGGAAGTTACCGTACGTTTTGAACAGGGCCACCCTGTTGCGCTGAATGGCAAAACCTTCAGCGACGATGTCGAACTGATGATGGAAGCCAACCGTATTGGTGGCCGTCACGGTCTGGGCATGAGCGATCAGATCGAAAACCGTATCATTGAAGCGAAAAGCCGCGGCATCTATGAAGCCCCGGGGATGGCGCTGCTGCATATCGCTTACGAACGTCTGCTGACCGGCATTCATAACGAAGACACCATTGAGCAGTATCATGCGCATGGTCGTCAGCTTGGACGCCTGCTCTATCAGGGCCGCTGGTTCGATCCGCAAGCGCTGATGCTGCGTGATGCTCTGCAACGTTGGGTGGCAAGTGCTATTACTGGCGAAGTGACGCTCGAGCTGCGTCGCGGGAATGACTACTCAATCCTCAATACGGTTTCCGACAATCTGACCTACCAGGCAGAGCGTCTGACCATGGAGAAAGGCGACTCGGTATTCTCGCCGGACGATCGTATTGGTCAGTTGACGATGCGTAACCTCGACATCACCGATACTCGCGCCAAGCTCTTCAACTATGTACAGACTGGCCTGATCTCCACCACCGCAGGTAATGGCCTGCCGCAGGTTGAAAACTTGGAGCACAGCGATAAGAAATAA
- the secG gene encoding preprotein translocase subunit SecG → MYEALLVVFLIVALALVALIMLQQGKGADMGASFGAGASGTLFGSSGSGNFMTRATAVLATLFFIISLVLGNINSNKTNKGSEWENLSAPAKSEQTQPAAPAKPTSDIPQ, encoded by the coding sequence ATGTACGAAGCTCTTTTAGTAGTTTTCCTTATTGTGGCTCTGGCTCTTGTAGCTCTGATTATGCTGCAGCAAGGTAAAGGCGCTGACATGGGAGCCTCCTTTGGCGCTGGCGCGTCCGGTACGCTGTTCGGTTCAAGTGGTTCTGGTAACTTCATGACTCGTGCAACTGCTGTGCTGGCAACACTGTTCTTTATTATTAGCCTTGTGCTGGGCAACATTAACAGCAATAAAACCAATAAGGGAAGCGAGTGGGAAAACCTGAGCGCACCGGCCAAGAGTGAACAGACTCAGCCAGCAGCGCCGGCGAAGCCGACCAGCGATATCCCGCAGTAA
- the glmM gene encoding phosphoglucosamine mutase, with protein MSNRKYFGTDGIRGRVGDAPITPDFVLKLGWAAGKVLARHGSRKIIIGKDTRISGYMLESALEAGLAAAGLSASFTGPMPTPAVAYLTRTFRAEAGIVISASHNPFYDNGIKFFSIDGTKLPDAVEEAIEAEMEKELTCVDSAELGKASRIVDAAGRYIEFCKATFPNELSLNSLKIVVDCANGATYHIAPNVFRELGAKVIAIGCDPDGVNINEKCGATDVKALQDRVLAEKADLGIAFDGDGDRVIMVDHEGNKVDGDQIMYIIAREGLRQGQLRGGAVGTLMSNMGLELALKQLGIPFARAKVGDRYVLEKMQEKGWRIGAENSGHVILLDKTTTGDGIVAGLQVVAAMVRNHMTLHDLCSGMKMFPQVLVNVRFTAGNGDPLEDENVKAVMAEVEATLGNRGRVLLRKSGTEPLIRVMVEGEDEAQVTALANRIADAVKAV; from the coding sequence ATGAGTAATCGTAAATATTTTGGCACTGATGGCATTCGTGGCCGTGTTGGCGACGCACCTATCACCCCGGATTTCGTTCTGAAACTGGGCTGGGCGGCAGGCAAGGTGCTGGCGCGTCACGGCTCACGTAAAATTATTATCGGCAAAGATACCCGCATCTCGGGCTATATGCTGGAATCGGCACTGGAAGCCGGGCTGGCCGCAGCCGGTCTCTCTGCTTCCTTTACCGGTCCGATGCCGACCCCTGCTGTCGCTTACCTGACACGTACTTTCCGCGCGGAAGCGGGGATTGTGATTTCTGCTTCCCATAACCCGTTCTATGACAACGGGATCAAGTTCTTCTCCATTGACGGCACTAAACTGCCGGACGCGGTTGAAGAGGCGATTGAAGCGGAGATGGAGAAAGAACTGACCTGTGTTGACTCTGCCGAATTAGGTAAAGCGAGCCGTATCGTCGATGCCGCTGGCCGTTATATTGAGTTCTGCAAAGCGACCTTCCCGAATGAGCTAAGCCTCAACAGCCTGAAAATTGTGGTGGATTGCGCCAATGGCGCGACATACCACATCGCCCCGAATGTCTTCCGCGAACTGGGTGCTAAAGTTATTGCGATTGGCTGCGATCCGGATGGCGTCAACATCAATGAAAAATGTGGTGCGACGGATGTGAAAGCGCTGCAAGATCGTGTTCTGGCAGAGAAGGCGGATCTGGGCATCGCTTTTGACGGCGACGGCGATCGTGTGATCATGGTTGACCACGAAGGTAATAAAGTCGATGGCGACCAGATTATGTATATCATCGCGCGTGAAGGGCTGCGTCAGGGACAGTTGCGCGGCGGTGCTGTCGGTACGCTGATGAGCAACATGGGTCTTGAGCTGGCGCTCAAGCAACTGGGCATTCCGTTTGCGCGCGCGAAAGTGGGCGACCGCTACGTGCTGGAAAAAATGCAGGAGAAAGGGTGGCGCATCGGTGCGGAAAACTCAGGCCATGTGATCCTGCTGGATAAAACCACCACGGGTGACGGGATTGTTGCCGGGTTGCAGGTAGTCGCGGCAATGGTGCGTAACCATATGACGCTGCACGACCTTTGCAGCGGCATGAAAATGTTCCCGCAGGTTCTGGTGAATGTGCGCTTTACCGCCGGTAATGGCGATCCGCTGGAAGATGAGAACGTTAAAGCCGTGATGGCAGAGGTTGAAGCGACGCTGGGGAACCGTGGTCGCGTGCTGCTGCGTAAGTCCGGCACTGAGCCATTAATCCGCGTGATGGTCGAAGGCGAAGATGAAGCGCAAGTTACCGCGCTGGCAAATCGCATCGCCGATGCGGTTAAAGCGGTTTAA
- the folP gene encoding dihydropteroate synthase, translated as MKLHAQGSTLELSHPHVMGILNVTPDSFSDGGSHNTLIEAVKHANLMINAGATIVDIGGESTRPGAAEVSVDEELARVIPVVEAIAQRFEVWISVDTSKPEVIREAARAGAHIINDIRSLTEPGALEAAAQTGLPVCLMHMQGQPKTMQEAPKYEDVFADVNRFFVENIARCERAGIAKEKLLLDPGFGFGKNLSHNYALLARLGEFHHFGLPLLAGMSRKTMIGQLLNVGPTERLSGSLACAVIAAMQGAQIIRVHDVKETVEAMRVVEATLSAKENKRYE; from the coding sequence ATGAAACTTCATGCCCAGGGCTCCACACTCGAGCTGTCTCATCCCCACGTGATGGGGATCCTCAACGTCACGCCGGACTCCTTTTCTGACGGCGGCAGCCACAACACGCTGATTGAGGCGGTCAAACACGCCAACCTGATGATTAACGCAGGGGCGACCATTGTGGATATCGGCGGTGAATCTACCCGGCCCGGTGCCGCTGAAGTGAGTGTTGATGAGGAGCTGGCGCGCGTTATCCCGGTTGTGGAAGCGATAGCGCAGCGCTTTGAAGTGTGGATCTCAGTTGATACCTCGAAGCCTGAAGTGATCCGGGAAGCGGCGCGGGCGGGCGCGCACATCATCAATGATATACGCTCTTTGACGGAGCCCGGCGCGCTTGAAGCAGCGGCACAAACCGGATTGCCTGTCTGCCTGATGCATATGCAGGGTCAACCGAAGACGATGCAGGAAGCGCCAAAATATGAGGACGTCTTTGCCGACGTAAACCGCTTTTTTGTGGAAAATATTGCGCGCTGCGAACGTGCAGGGATCGCAAAAGAAAAATTGTTGCTCGACCCTGGGTTCGGTTTCGGTAAGAATCTCTCCCACAATTATGCGCTGCTTGCCCGATTAGGCGAGTTTCACCACTTCGGTTTGCCGTTGTTGGCAGGAATGTCGCGTAAGACGATGATCGGCCAGTTATTAAATGTCGGGCCCACAGAGCGGTTAAGCGGCAGTCTGGCATGTGCAGTGATTGCTGCGATGCAGGGTGCGCAGATTATTCGTGTCCATGACGTAAAAGAAACGGTAGAAGCTATGCGGGTGGTGGAAGCCACACTGTCAGCGAAGGAAAATAAACGCTATGAGTAA